In one window of Hymenobacter nivis DNA:
- the nusA gene encoding transcription termination factor NusA yields the protein MNSNELIESFGEFARSKNIDRPTMMSILDEVFRTMIRKKFEEDSNFDVIINPDNGDLEIWRNREIVDDNSEDIWDFDKIPLAEAQKIEPDFEVGETLPVSIKLEDFGRRAVLMARQTLIQRVKDLERDNLYQKYKDQVGEIVTGEVYQVWSREALIMDKDDNELVMPKGEQIPKDRFRKGDTVRAVVHRVEVINGTPKIILSRAAPAFLERLFELEVPEIYDGLITIKNVVREPGERAKVAVESYDERIDPVGACVGMKGSRIHPVVRELENENIDIINYTDNLELYIARALSPAKVGSMKINPENGRVSVFMKPDQVSLAIGRGGANIKLASRLVGMEIDVFREAIDYEEDISLEEFSDEIEPWIIAELKKIGLDTGRAVLAVKKDDIVRRTELEEETVDDLYRVIRQEFADDDDLDERQAEANKKSAPVAETVETAPEAEAPAPAPEEAGAGSAAEAAQ from the coding sequence ATGAACAGCAACGAACTAATCGAATCCTTCGGCGAATTTGCGCGCAGCAAAAACATCGACCGGCCCACGATGATGTCCATCCTGGACGAGGTGTTCCGCACGATGATTCGCAAGAAGTTTGAGGAAGACAGCAACTTCGACGTTATCATCAACCCCGACAACGGCGACCTGGAAATCTGGCGCAACCGCGAAATCGTGGACGATAACTCGGAGGACATCTGGGATTTCGACAAGATTCCGCTGGCCGAGGCCCAGAAAATCGAGCCTGACTTTGAAGTAGGCGAAACCTTGCCGGTGTCCATTAAGCTGGAAGACTTTGGCCGCCGCGCCGTGCTCATGGCCCGCCAAACGCTGATTCAGCGCGTGAAGGACTTGGAGCGCGACAACCTGTACCAGAAGTACAAAGACCAGGTGGGCGAAATCGTGACCGGCGAAGTGTACCAAGTGTGGAGCCGCGAGGCCCTCATCATGGACAAGGACGACAATGAGCTGGTGATGCCCAAGGGCGAGCAAATCCCCAAGGACCGCTTCCGCAAGGGCGACACCGTGCGCGCTGTGGTGCACCGCGTGGAAGTCATCAATGGCACGCCCAAAATTATCCTCTCCCGCGCCGCGCCGGCCTTCCTGGAGCGCTTGTTTGAGCTGGAAGTACCCGAGATTTACGATGGCCTCATCACCATCAAAAACGTGGTGCGCGAGCCCGGCGAGCGCGCCAAAGTGGCCGTGGAGAGCTACGACGAGCGCATCGACCCCGTGGGCGCCTGTGTGGGCATGAAGGGCAGCCGCATCCACCCGGTGGTGCGCGAGCTGGAAAACGAGAACATCGACATCATCAACTACACCGACAACCTGGAGCTGTACATCGCCCGGGCCCTGTCGCCAGCCAAAGTGGGCTCGATGAAAATCAACCCCGAGAACGGACGCGTGTCCGTCTTCATGAAGCCCGACCAAGTGAGCCTGGCCATCGGCCGCGGCGGTGCCAACATTAAGTTGGCCAGCCGGTTGGTGGGCATGGAAATCGACGTGTTCCGCGAGGCCATTGACTACGAAGAGGACATCTCGCTCGAAGAATTCAGCGACGAGATTGAGCCTTGGATCATCGCCGAGCTGAAGAAAATTGGCCTCGACACCGGCCGCGCCGTATTGGCCGTGAAAAAAGACGACATCGTGCGCCGCACGGAGTTGGAAGAAGAAACGGTGGATGACCTTTACCGCGTTATCCGCCAAGAGTTTGCCGACGACGATGACCTCGACGAGCGGCAGGCCGAAGCAAATAAAAAGTCCGCTCCCGTGGCCGAAACCGTGGAAACAGCACCTGAAGCCGAGGCCCCCGCCCCGGCCCCTGAGGAAGCGGGCGCCGGCTCAGCCGCTGAAGCGGCCCAATGA
- the mscL gene encoding large conductance mechanosensitive channel protein MscL: MGIVSEFKEFISKGNVLDLAVGVIIGAAFGKIVSSLTDDVIMPLVGMVGGAPDFSAIHLGPLKVGLFLNAVVGFLILAVIIFLIVKGANTIKKAPVEVTPTAPVDTKDQVLLAEIRDALRAGGRL, translated from the coding sequence ATGGGTATTGTTTCCGAATTTAAAGAGTTCATTTCCAAGGGTAACGTGCTCGACCTCGCCGTGGGCGTCATCATCGGCGCGGCGTTTGGCAAAATCGTTTCCTCCCTCACCGACGATGTTATCATGCCCCTGGTGGGGATGGTGGGTGGGGCCCCCGATTTCTCCGCCATCCACCTAGGGCCCCTAAAAGTGGGCTTGTTCCTGAACGCGGTGGTCGGCTTCCTCATCCTGGCCGTCATCATTTTCCTGATTGTGAAGGGGGCCAACACCATCAAAAAGGCCCCGGTGGAAGTGACCCCCACCGCCCCGGTAGACACCAAGGATCAGGTGTTGCTGGCCGAAATCCGCGACGCGCTGCGGGCCGGCGGCCGGCTATAG
- a CDS encoding enoyl-CoA hydratase/isomerase family protein, producing the protein MATSFDNLLYDLDVATGVLTLTVNRPAKLNALNAATIAELDAAAQHALADPAVRAILLTGSGEKAFVAGADIAELAALTAVQAAGASAYGQRVFAQFERSPKPVVAAVNGFALGGGCELAMACHLRVAADTARFGLPEVSLGLLPGYGGTQRLPQLVGKAKALELMLTADMIKADEALRLGLANHVVPQAELLGFCRQLLARMLSKGPVALGLVIECVNAGYDPRQDGYGAEAEAFGRAFQTDDFKEGTQAFVEKRPAVFQGK; encoded by the coding sequence ATGGCCACTTCCTTCGATAATCTGCTCTACGACCTCGACGTCGCCACCGGCGTGCTCACCCTTACCGTCAACCGCCCCGCTAAGCTGAATGCCCTGAACGCGGCCACCATTGCGGAGCTGGACGCGGCCGCCCAACACGCCCTGGCCGACCCCGCGGTGCGTGCCATCCTGCTCACGGGCAGCGGCGAGAAGGCCTTTGTGGCGGGGGCCGACATTGCCGAGCTAGCTGCCCTCACGGCTGTGCAAGCCGCGGGAGCGTCGGCGTACGGACAGCGGGTATTTGCCCAATTCGAGCGCAGCCCCAAGCCGGTGGTGGCCGCCGTGAACGGCTTCGCGCTGGGCGGCGGCTGCGAGCTGGCCATGGCCTGCCACCTGCGCGTGGCCGCCGACACGGCCCGCTTCGGCCTGCCCGAGGTGAGCCTGGGCCTGCTGCCCGGCTACGGCGGCACCCAGCGCCTGCCCCAGCTGGTGGGCAAGGCCAAGGCCCTGGAGCTGATGCTGACGGCCGACATGATAAAGGCCGATGAGGCCTTACGCCTGGGCCTGGCCAACCACGTGGTACCCCAAGCCGAGCTGCTGGGTTTCTGCCGCCAGCTGCTGGCCCGGATGCTGAGCAAGGGCCCTGTGGCGCTCGGTTTGGTTATCGAGTGCGTAAATGCCGGCTACGACCCCCGCCAGGACGGCTACGGGGCGGAGGCCGAAGCCTTCGGCCGCGCCTTCCAGACCGACGATTTTAAGGAAGGCACCCAGGCGTTTGTAGAGAAGCGGCCGGCGGTGTTCCAGGGGAAGTAA
- a CDS encoding alpha/beta fold hydrolase produces the protein MPASPLLHYLDQGQGRPLVILHGLFGALDNWQTLARRWTQEAGLRVVSVDLRNHGRSFHSPDHSYDTMAADVGALFDHLGLGPDTTLLGHSMGGKVAMRFALSYPERLARLIVLDIAPNFSDMTHQDEVLTGLQAVDLAAITSRQEADAVLAQHIRSVGVRQFLLKNLYRDEANAFAWRINLPVLVKAMPAVGAEITGEPFLKPALFIRGGKSDYITANDKLYVIPALFPNSEVATVPDAGHWLHAEKPDEVYELVRAFVGQ, from the coding sequence ATGCCTGCTTCTCCCCTACTGCACTACCTCGACCAAGGCCAGGGCCGGCCGCTGGTGATTCTCCACGGCCTGTTTGGCGCGCTTGACAACTGGCAAACGCTGGCCCGACGCTGGACCCAGGAGGCCGGCCTGCGCGTCGTCAGCGTGGATTTGCGCAACCATGGCCGCTCGTTTCATAGCCCCGACCACAGCTACGACACCATGGCCGCCGACGTGGGGGCCCTGTTCGACCACCTGGGCCTGGGGCCCGATACTACGCTGCTGGGCCACAGCATGGGCGGCAAAGTGGCCATGCGCTTTGCCCTGAGCTACCCCGAGCGGCTGGCCCGGCTCATCGTGCTCGACATTGCGCCAAACTTTTCCGACATGACGCACCAGGACGAAGTGCTGACTGGGCTGCAAGCCGTGGATTTGGCTGCCATCACCAGCCGGCAGGAAGCCGACGCGGTGCTGGCCCAGCATATTCGGTCGGTGGGCGTGCGGCAGTTTTTACTGAAAAACCTGTACCGCGACGAGGCAAACGCCTTCGCCTGGCGCATCAACCTGCCAGTGCTGGTGAAGGCTATGCCGGCCGTGGGCGCGGAAATCACGGGCGAGCCCTTCCTGAAACCGGCCTTGTTCATTCGCGGTGGCAAGTCGGACTACATCACGGCCAACGACAAGCTGTACGTCATCCCAGCGCTGTTCCCGAACTCTGAAGTGGCCACCGTGCCCGACGCCGGCCACTGGCTGCACGCCGAAAAGCCCGACGAAGTGTACGAGCTCGTGCGGGCCTTTGTGGGGCAGTAG
- a CDS encoding lipopolysaccharide biosynthesis protein, protein MSIAKKLVSQTAVYGVSSIVGRVLTYLLVPLYTGAFAAAEYGVVTGLYAYVSFLNVVFTYGMETTYFRFANRPGTDRRDLYDRTLSLLLLSSAGLALLLMALARPLLGLLDIGPGYERYFYWVALILAFDAVSAIPFARLRLENQARKFATIKMAGIVVNVALNLFFIVLCPAVASGRWLPALGPLVARVYDPGLGVGYVFLANLVASAATLLLLGRELLDFQFRFSWGPLRPLLKYAYPLMLMGLAGMVNETFDRILLAKWLPTGFYPGKSSLTAVGIYGACYKLSIFMSLVIQAFRYAAEPFFFAQSTEKNSPATFALVLKWFTLCCAVIFVVISLNVEDFGNIFLRRAEYRQGLAVVPVLLLANLFLGVYYNLSVWFKLTDKTYYGTYIGAGGAVLTIALNFLLIPVLGYMGSAIATLACYFMMAVLCWRLGERHFPVPYPVARLGLWLALAVGLVALGWAVPVAAWGPRHAWHVGLSLAFVAVLYLVERPRRTA, encoded by the coding sequence ATGAGCATTGCCAAAAAGCTGGTTTCCCAAACCGCGGTGTACGGCGTGAGCAGCATCGTGGGGCGGGTGCTGACGTACCTGCTGGTGCCGCTGTACACGGGCGCGTTTGCCGCGGCCGAGTACGGGGTGGTGACGGGGCTGTATGCCTACGTGTCGTTTCTGAACGTGGTGTTCACCTACGGCATGGAAACCACCTACTTCCGCTTCGCCAACCGCCCCGGCACCGACCGCCGCGACCTGTACGACCGCACGCTGAGCCTGCTGCTGCTGAGCAGCGCCGGGCTCGCGCTGCTGCTGATGGCCCTGGCCCGCCCGCTGTTGGGCCTGCTCGACATCGGCCCTGGCTACGAGCGCTACTTCTACTGGGTGGCCCTGATTTTGGCGTTCGACGCCGTGTCGGCCATCCCGTTTGCCCGGCTGCGGCTCGAAAACCAGGCCCGCAAGTTCGCCACCATCAAAATGGCTGGCATTGTGGTGAACGTGGCCCTGAACCTGTTCTTCATTGTGCTGTGCCCCGCCGTGGCCAGCGGCCGGTGGCTGCCCGCGCTGGGGCCCCTGGTGGCCCGCGTCTACGACCCCGGCCTGGGCGTGGGCTACGTGTTCCTGGCCAACCTGGTGGCCAGCGCGGCCACGCTGCTGCTGCTGGGCCGGGAGCTGCTCGACTTCCAGTTCCGGTTCAGCTGGGGGCCCCTGCGGCCGCTGCTCAAGTATGCTTACCCGCTGATGCTGATGGGCCTGGCGGGTATGGTGAACGAAACGTTTGACCGGATTTTGCTGGCTAAGTGGCTGCCCACGGGCTTCTACCCGGGGAAAAGCAGCCTCACGGCGGTGGGCATCTACGGGGCGTGCTACAAGCTGAGCATCTTCATGTCGCTCGTCATCCAGGCGTTTCGCTACGCGGCCGAGCCGTTCTTTTTTGCCCAAAGCACCGAGAAGAACTCGCCGGCCACATTCGCGCTGGTGCTCAAGTGGTTTACGCTGTGCTGTGCGGTAATTTTCGTAGTTATTAGCCTGAACGTGGAGGACTTCGGGAATATATTCCTGCGGCGGGCCGAGTACCGGCAGGGGCTGGCCGTGGTGCCGGTGCTGCTGCTGGCCAACCTGTTTCTGGGCGTGTACTACAACCTGTCGGTGTGGTTCAAGCTGACCGATAAAACCTACTACGGCACCTACATCGGGGCGGGCGGGGCGGTGCTCACCATCGCCCTCAACTTCCTGCTGATTCCGGTGCTGGGCTACATGGGCTCGGCCATCGCCACGCTGGCCTGCTACTTTATGATGGCCGTGCTGTGCTGGCGGCTGGGCGAGCGGCACTTCCCGGTGCCGTACCCGGTGGCGCGGCTGGGCCTGTGGCTGGCGCTGGCCGTGGGGCTGGTGGCGCTGGGCTGGGCCGTGCCGGTGGCCGCCTGGGGCCCCCGGCACGCCTGGCACGTAGGGCTGTCGCTGGCCTTCGTGGCGGTGCTCTACCTGGTGGAGCGGCCCCGGCGAACCGCGTAG
- the infB gene encoding translation initiation factor IF-2, which translates to MAEATPKRLQQAAKDLGIGMDTAVAALSKKGTQVENKPTTKLTADQVSLLEKEFASSALDRQESQKIIQAKRQSDLEAAPKPAPAPPRPAPVVAPKPAPTPVSTPASTPVAAQVVPAAPAAPTATAPEKPSVPGLKVLGKIELDSRGRVVPPRPKPVEAPAAPVAAAPVVAPAPVVAAPVAAAPAPAPVAPKQVVAPVQAAAPVAAPAPAPAATPIAAAAPTPAPVVAAPVAAAPVVAAPAVAAAPVASAPVAEEPAGTITAKADQLKGLTVLGKIDLSATNNDRRGPGGRGPRPIASSDVNKRGLPAGPGQKKRTRLPGPPGTGTGTSAPGTGGGYQGNRPNQGGGASRPGQPGGNRPGQAGGNRPGQPAPRPNAPALTPEQAEKQIQEQIKATLAKLGGNKTNQTNRAKYRRDKRSMLAEDREALRAQNELDAKILKLTEFISANDLASLMDVNVNEVIKVCLGMGMFVSINQRLDAEAITVIADEFGFDVEFLSAEEEEISIDAGDVEEDLRPRAPIVTIMGHVDHGKTSLLDYIRDASVAKGEAGGITQHIGAYEVKTKNGNPITFLDTPGHEAFTAMRARGAKVTDIAIIVVAADDSVMPQTKEAINHAQAAGVPIIIALNKIDKPSANPEKIREELSQINILVEEWGGKYQSQEVSAKSGLGIEELLEKVLLEAELLELKANPDRNAIGTVIEASLDKGRGYVTTVLVQTGTLNVGDIVLAGPHYGRVKAMTDHRGKKMKTAPPATPVQVLGLTGAPQAGDRIQVMETEREARETATQRLQLAREQSIRTKKHITLDEIGRRLAIGSFKELNILVKGDVDGSVEALSDSLLKLSTPEVKVNILSKGVGAISESDVLLASASDAIIIGFQVRPSQSARKLAEQEQIDVRLYSIIYNAINEVKDAMEGMLAPTVQEVVVANAEVRIVFNITKVGTIAGCMVTDGSFTRRTRVRVVRNGIVMHTGEIQDLKRFKDDVSEVRQGYECGISIKNFNELQEGDNIEGFEEKEIKRTL; encoded by the coding sequence ATGGCGGAAGCAACCCCGAAACGGCTACAACAGGCGGCCAAAGACCTGGGAATTGGCATGGACACAGCCGTTGCGGCCCTGTCCAAAAAAGGAACACAAGTAGAAAACAAGCCTACCACGAAGCTGACCGCGGACCAAGTGAGCTTGTTGGAGAAGGAATTTGCCTCGTCGGCGCTCGACCGGCAGGAGTCGCAGAAAATCATTCAGGCCAAGCGCCAGAGCGATTTAGAAGCGGCTCCTAAGCCTGCTCCCGCCCCGCCGCGCCCCGCGCCGGTGGTAGCTCCGAAGCCTGCACCTACGCCAGTATCTACGCCGGCCTCGACTCCGGTGGCTGCCCAGGTAGTACCTGCAGCCCCGGCAGCACCAACTGCTACTGCGCCCGAAAAGCCCTCTGTACCTGGCCTGAAAGTGCTGGGTAAAATTGAGCTTGATAGCCGTGGCCGCGTGGTGCCCCCCCGACCCAAGCCCGTAGAGGCCCCTGCTGCACCAGTTGCTGCCGCTCCGGTGGTTGCCCCGGCGCCCGTAGTAGCTGCTCCAGTAGCGGCGGCGCCCGCCCCCGCCCCGGTTGCCCCCAAGCAAGTGGTTGCCCCAGTGCAAGCCGCTGCCCCCGTGGCAGCGCCCGCCCCGGCTCCGGCCGCAACGCCCATTGCGGCTGCTGCTCCTACGCCGGCTCCGGTTGTTGCCGCGCCAGTAGCCGCTGCCCCCGTGGTGGCCGCTCCCGCTGTTGCCGCAGCTCCCGTGGCTTCGGCTCCCGTGGCCGAAGAGCCCGCCGGCACCATCACGGCCAAGGCCGACCAGCTGAAAGGCTTGACGGTACTGGGTAAAATTGACCTTTCGGCTACCAATAACGACCGCCGGGGCCCCGGTGGGCGCGGCCCCCGGCCCATCGCGTCGTCCGACGTAAACAAGCGCGGCTTGCCCGCGGGCCCCGGCCAGAAGAAGCGTACCCGCCTGCCTGGCCCTCCCGGCACGGGCACTGGTACCAGCGCGCCCGGCACGGGTGGCGGCTACCAAGGCAACCGCCCCAACCAGGGCGGCGGTGCCAGCCGCCCCGGCCAGCCTGGTGGCAACCGCCCCGGCCAAGCCGGCGGCAACCGCCCCGGCCAGCCCGCACCGCGGCCCAACGCCCCGGCTCTTACACCCGAGCAGGCTGAGAAGCAGATCCAGGAACAAATTAAGGCGACGCTTGCTAAGCTGGGCGGTAATAAAACCAACCAGACCAACCGCGCCAAGTACCGCCGCGACAAGCGCAGCATGCTGGCCGAGGACCGCGAGGCCCTGCGCGCCCAAAACGAACTGGACGCCAAGATCCTCAAGCTCACCGAGTTCATCTCGGCCAACGACTTGGCCTCGCTGATGGATGTGAACGTGAACGAGGTCATCAAGGTGTGCTTGGGCATGGGCATGTTCGTCTCCATCAACCAGCGCCTCGACGCGGAAGCCATCACCGTGATTGCCGACGAATTTGGCTTTGACGTGGAGTTCCTGTCGGCCGAAGAGGAAGAAATCAGCATCGATGCCGGCGACGTCGAAGAAGACCTGCGGCCCCGCGCGCCGATTGTGACCATCATGGGCCACGTCGACCACGGTAAAACATCGCTGCTTGACTACATCCGCGATGCGAGTGTGGCCAAAGGCGAAGCTGGCGGCATCACGCAGCACATCGGGGCCTACGAAGTGAAAACTAAGAACGGCAACCCGATTACCTTCCTTGATACCCCGGGCCACGAAGCCTTTACGGCCATGCGGGCCCGCGGTGCCAAGGTGACGGACATTGCTATCATCGTGGTGGCCGCCGACGACTCGGTGATGCCCCAGACGAAGGAAGCCATCAACCACGCCCAGGCGGCGGGGGTACCTATCATCATCGCCCTGAACAAGATTGACAAGCCCAGCGCCAACCCGGAGAAAATCCGCGAGGAGCTGTCGCAAATCAACATTCTGGTGGAAGAGTGGGGCGGCAAGTACCAAAGCCAGGAGGTTTCGGCCAAATCGGGCCTTGGTATCGAGGAACTGCTGGAGAAGGTACTGCTCGAAGCCGAACTGCTGGAGCTGAAAGCCAACCCCGACCGCAACGCCATCGGCACCGTTATCGAAGCCTCGCTGGACAAAGGCCGGGGCTACGTGACCACCGTGCTGGTGCAAACCGGCACCCTGAACGTGGGCGACATCGTGCTGGCCGGCCCGCACTACGGCCGCGTGAAGGCCATGACCGACCACCGCGGCAAGAAAATGAAAACGGCGCCGCCCGCTACGCCGGTGCAAGTGCTGGGCCTCACCGGGGCCCCACAGGCCGGCGACCGCATCCAGGTAATGGAGACGGAGCGCGAAGCCCGCGAAACCGCTACCCAGCGCTTGCAGTTGGCCCGCGAGCAGAGCATCCGCACCAAGAAGCACATTACCCTCGACGAGATTGGCCGCCGCCTGGCGATTGGCTCGTTCAAGGAGTTGAACATCTTGGTGAAGGGCGACGTGGACGGCTCGGTGGAAGCCCTGTCGGACTCGCTGCTGAAGCTGAGCACGCCGGAAGTAAAGGTGAACATCCTCTCGAAAGGGGTGGGCGCCATCTCGGAAAGCGACGTGTTGCTGGCCTCGGCCTCTGATGCCATCATTATCGGTTTCCAGGTGCGGCCCTCGCAGAGCGCCCGCAAACTGGCTGAGCAGGAGCAGATTGACGTGCGCCTATACAGCATCATCTACAACGCCATCAACGAGGTGAAGGATGCCATGGAAGGCATGCTGGCCCCGACGGTGCAGGAAGTGGTGGTGGCCAACGCCGAGGTACGCATCGTGTTCAACATCACCAAAGTCGGCACTATTGCCGGCTGTATGGTGACGGACGGTTCTTTTACCCGCCGTACCCGCGTGCGGGTGGTGCGCAATGGCATCGTGATGCACACCGGCGAGATTCAGGACCTCAAGCGCTTCAAAGATGACGTATCGGAAGTGCGTCAGGGCTACGAGTGCGGTATTTCCATCAAGAACTTCAACGAGTTGCAAGAAGGCGACAACATTGAGGGCTTTGAGGAAAAGGAAATCAAGCGCACCCTCTAG
- a CDS encoding SAM-dependent methyltransferase: MLYLIPTPLADDTAAQVLPPQVVAAVARLPYFLVENARTARRFVKSVAPARVIEDIRFGVIDKDSTPAEVRAALEPLLKEGLEAGVLSEAGCPGIADPGAALAAEAHRLGLRVVPLVGPSSLLLALMASGLNGQQFAFHGYLPIEKGPRAAAIKMLEREAQQRNQSQLFIETPYRNGALFLDLLAHLQPATRLCVAADVTGAGEFIRTLPVSEWRRQPAPGLHKIPTVFVLGV; encoded by the coding sequence ATGCTTTACCTCATTCCCACGCCCCTGGCCGACGACACGGCCGCGCAGGTGCTGCCGCCGCAAGTAGTGGCGGCCGTGGCCCGGCTCCCGTACTTTCTGGTCGAGAATGCCCGCACGGCGCGGCGCTTCGTGAAGAGCGTGGCCCCGGCTCGGGTAATTGAGGACATTCGTTTCGGTGTGATTGACAAGGACAGCACACCAGCCGAGGTGCGCGCCGCGCTGGAGCCGCTACTGAAGGAGGGCCTGGAGGCTGGCGTGCTCAGCGAAGCGGGCTGCCCGGGCATTGCCGACCCGGGCGCGGCGCTGGCCGCCGAGGCCCACCGGCTGGGCCTGCGCGTGGTGCCGCTGGTGGGGCCCTCGTCGCTGCTGCTGGCCCTAATGGCCTCGGGCCTGAACGGACAGCAATTTGCGTTCCACGGCTACTTGCCCATTGAGAAGGGGCCCCGGGCCGCGGCTATCAAGATGCTAGAGCGCGAGGCGCAGCAGCGCAACCAGAGCCAGTTGTTCATCGAAACGCCCTACCGCAACGGGGCCCTGTTCCTGGATTTGCTGGCGCATTTGCAACCTGCCACGCGCCTGTGCGTGGCGGCCGACGTAACGGGCGCGGGCGAGTTCATCCGCACGCTGCCGGTGAGCGAGTGGCGGCGGCAGCCGGCGCCGGGACTGCACAAGATTCCGACCGTATTTGTACTCGGGGTATAA
- a CDS encoding ammonium transporter, with product MTIDLEPGAIESAATVTRKQRLASISVAVLAVLACVAAFIPQVHPDAAPKSFDPADVAWMLTASGLVLLMTPGLAFFYGGMVSKKSVISTLLQSFIALGVISVLWYVVGFSLAFGDSIGGVIGNPMTFLLFNHVGTAPHPRIAPNLPLVLFAAFQLKFAIITPALISGAFAERIRFWGYLLFMCLFSLLIYCPLAHWTWHPDGFLFKWGVLDFAGGTVVHISAGFAALAGALALGRRNVHKEGQQHAPTNVPFVLLGTGLLWFGWFGFNSGSALGANAVAVQAFFTTHLASAAAMLTWMLIEAVRGQRPSAAGAAVGAVVGLVAITPGAGYVSYGPALFIGVVAAAISAFAIELKNRTTLDDTLDVFPCHGVGGIVGMILTAVFAKEGGLATTGSAVLLWKHLGALVFISAFTFSGSYLLYKLTNLLIPIRVNAENEAHGLDTSQHGETMLVS from the coding sequence ATGACTATCGATTTAGAGCCTGGTGCCATCGAATCCGCAGCCACCGTTACGCGCAAGCAACGGCTGGCCTCCATTAGCGTGGCCGTGCTGGCGGTGCTGGCGTGCGTGGCAGCCTTCATCCCGCAGGTGCACCCCGACGCCGCCCCCAAGTCCTTCGACCCCGCCGACGTGGCCTGGATGCTCACCGCCTCCGGCCTGGTGCTGCTGATGACGCCCGGCCTGGCGTTCTTCTACGGCGGCATGGTGAGCAAGAAAAGCGTGATTTCCACGCTCTTGCAGAGCTTTATTGCCCTGGGTGTCATCTCGGTGCTGTGGTACGTGGTGGGCTTTTCGCTGGCCTTCGGCGACAGCATCGGGGGCGTGATTGGCAATCCGATGACGTTCCTGCTCTTCAACCATGTAGGCACGGCCCCGCATCCGCGCATCGCGCCTAACCTGCCGCTGGTGCTGTTCGCGGCGTTCCAGCTCAAGTTCGCCATCATCACGCCGGCCCTCATCAGCGGGGCCTTTGCTGAGCGCATCCGATTTTGGGGCTACCTGCTGTTTATGTGCCTGTTCAGCCTTCTGATTTACTGCCCCTTGGCCCACTGGACCTGGCACCCCGACGGCTTCCTGTTCAAGTGGGGCGTGCTCGACTTTGCGGGCGGCACGGTGGTGCACATTTCGGCGGGCTTCGCGGCGCTGGCCGGGGCCCTGGCCCTGGGCCGCCGCAACGTGCACAAGGAGGGCCAGCAGCACGCGCCTACCAACGTACCTTTCGTGTTGCTGGGCACCGGCCTGCTGTGGTTCGGCTGGTTCGGCTTCAACTCCGGCTCGGCCCTGGGCGCCAACGCGGTGGCCGTGCAGGCGTTCTTTACTACCCACTTGGCCTCGGCCGCCGCCATGCTCACCTGGATGCTGATTGAGGCCGTGCGCGGGCAGCGGCCCTCGGCGGCCGGCGCGGCCGTGGGGGCCGTGGTGGGCCTGGTAGCCATTACGCCCGGCGCGGGCTACGTCAGCTACGGCCCGGCGCTGTTCATCGGGGTGGTGGCCGCAGCCATCAGCGCCTTCGCAATCGAGTTGAAAAACCGCACCACCCTCGACGACACCCTCGACGTATTTCCGTGCCACGGCGTAGGCGGCATCGTAGGCATGATCCTCACCGCCGTGTTTGCCAAAGAGGGCGGCCTGGCCACCACCGGCTCAGCGGTGCTGCTGTGGAAGCACCTGGGGGCCCTGGTGTTCATTTCGGCCTTCACGTTCAGCGGTTCCTATCTGCTCTACAAGCTCACCAACCTGCTCATCCCCATCCGCGTGAATGCCGAGAACGAAGCTCACGGCCTCGACACCAGCCAGCACGGCGAAACAATGCTGGTGAGCTAA
- a CDS encoding ribosome maturation factor, producing the protein MVLDRALVLQMLHDAIGDDVDVFLVNLTVSDSVLPKLTVTLDGPLGLGIEECAKVSRRLARRIDEHYGEDAAYSLEVTSPGADQPLTDPRQYQRHIGRSLALKLADGTEKTGELLAATPEGVEIAEVIKVKTKKSILPAAFYTFGDIKEATVVISFK; encoded by the coding sequence ATGGTCCTCGACCGCGCTTTAGTGCTGCAAATGCTCCACGACGCCATCGGCGACGATGTGGACGTGTTCCTGGTGAATCTGACCGTCTCCGATTCGGTTTTACCTAAGCTCACGGTCACCCTCGACGGGCCCCTGGGCCTGGGCATCGAGGAGTGCGCCAAGGTGAGTCGCCGCTTGGCCCGCCGCATCGACGAGCACTACGGCGAAGACGCTGCCTACTCGCTCGAAGTAACGAGCCCCGGTGCCGACCAGCCCCTCACCGACCCGCGCCAGTACCAGCGCCACATCGGCCGCTCGCTGGCCCTCAAGCTGGCCGACGGCACCGAGAAAACCGGCGAGCTACTTGCCGCCACCCCCGAGGGCGTCGAGATTGCCGAAGTCATCAAAGTCAAAACCAAAAAAAGCATCCTGCCCGCCGCCTTTTACACCTTCGGGGACATAAAGGAGGCCACGGTTGTTATCTCTTTTAAGTAA